Within Eggerthella sp. YY7918, the genomic segment TTGGGCAAGCAGTCCCCGCACCTCGTCGACAAGCCCCATCTCCACCATGGTATCTACCCGCGCATCAATGCGTGCACGCAGCAGAGTGGGGTCCACAGCCAATCCTATGAATACAGCCGGCACCACTTGGGGTATCGATGCAAGCTTTGCGCGCTGTTCAGCATAGGACAGGCCGTCTTCCAGAAGTTCAAAAGCTCGTACAACGCGTTTTACATCTGCGATTGGAATAATACGTGCACTGGCAGGGTCGCGTTCCTCAAGCAGCCGCCAGAGCACTTCGGCTCCCTGGTCCTCGGCAACGCGAAGATAACGCTCACGTACAGGATTGTTTACCTGCTCGCCCTTAGGAAAGTCGTAGCCGTCAATGGCGGCACGCACATAAAACCCCGTTCCTCCGCAGAGCACGCTGCGAAGCCCCCGTGCGTCGATATCAAGGAAGCAATTGCGAGCATAGTCCTGATAAAGGGCTGCTGAAAAGGGCTCGCCAGGGTCCACAAGATCGAGACCATGATGCGGTACAAGGCGCTCAACTGCAGGTAGTTTTCCGGTACCGATATCCATTCCGCGGTATATCTGCATGGAATCGGCGCTTATCACTTCGCCACCAAGTGTAAGAGCAAGCTTCTGGGCGAGATCGGTCTTGCCGGAAGCGGTCGGCCCAACTACGCCTATAACGGGCGCGCGCAGAACGAGAGAGGCGCTCTCAGCGGTCATTCACAACCTCACCGGCGAGATACCATGTTTTCGCTTCATTGATACGAACGGGTACGATGGTGCCAGCGAGCTCGCTAGCGGTCTTCCCCACCGGAACGGGCGCATGTACGGTCTGATTTTTCGGACTCTTGCCCGCGAGCAGCCCCGCATCACGCTTGGATGCGCCTTCTACAAGCACCTCGACAATCGCACCCACATCGGCTTGATTTGCCTCGAAAGCGCGCGCTTGCACAAGATCAACAAGGCGGTCGAATCGTTCTTGAATGGTTTCGCGTGGCGTGGTGTCTTCCATGGAAGCAGCCGGCGTTCCTTCGCGCTTTGAATAGATAAAGGTGAACACCTGATGGTAGCCAACTTCATCCACAAGGCGATACGTGTTCTCGAAATCCTTTGCCGTTTCGCCAGGAAACCCAACAATGATGTCGGTGGACAAGGCAATGTCAGGTACGACATCGCGCAGCTTCCGCACAAGCTCAAGGTAATGCGCACGCGTATAGCGTCGATTCATGGCCGCGAGTACCGCGTCAGAGCCTGACTGCACGGGCAGGTGCAGGGCCGGCATAAGTGAGCGCAATGTGGCGAATTTGCCAATAACTTCGTCGGTAAGGTCCTTTGGGTGGCTCGTTGCGAACCGCAAACGTTCGATACCTGTGCCATCAAGCGCATCGAGCACCTGGGCAAACCGGGGCGCACCATAGAGATCACGTCCGTATGAGTTCACATTCTGACCGAGCAGGGTGATTTCTTTAACCCCGGCGGCAACATAGCGTTCAGCTTCGGCAACAATATCTTCAAGCGGCCGCGACTTTTCTCGGCCCCGGACATAGGGCACGATGCAGTACGAACAAAAGTTATTGCAGCCAATAGTGATAGGGAGCCATGCGGCCCAGTCGTGTTCGCGCGATGTCGGCAATTCGGTGGGAAACGATGATGCCGCATCGAGCACTTCAACATGGTGCCCGCCTTCTTCAATGGCGGCCATAACAAGATGCGGCAAAGAGCCCAAATTATGAGTGCCGAATACCACATCAAGGTGATCGAGTTCTTTGGTAAGCTTTTCTCCGTCGCGCTGTCCGATGCATCCTCCCACAGCAACAATGCGCTTACGAAGAGGCGAATCTGTGCGGAGCGGCACGTTTTTGAGGGAGGCGACCTGACCATACAGGCGGGTATCGGCAGCTTCGCGTACGCAGCACGTCATAAACGCCACAATGTCGGCTTCTTCGATGGTATCAACCTGAAGGGCACCAAGTCCCTCAAACATTCCCGCGATACGCTCGGAGTCATGCTTGTTCATCTGACATCCGAACGTGCGGATGCAAAAGGTAAGGTTCGTAAAGCTACTCTGCATAATTCAACTTAGTGAAGAGCAGTCGAGGGGTTTGTATCGTCAACAAACGGTGCAGTACCGCGAATATAGTGCGGTTCAACCGTAAAGCGGATAGCGGTGCGGTATTCGCCATCGATGACGATGTCGGCAAAAGAAGGAACGCAGGCGATTTCGATACCTATAGGGGAAAGAAATCCACGAGAAATGGCGATGGCTTTAACAGCTTGATTTACTGCACCGGCACCAACTGCCTGCATTTCGACGCTGACGCCGTCTTTTATCATGCCGGCGATTGCTCCTGCAACCGATGCCGGCGACGACTTCGATGATACTTTTAAGCAGCCTGCTTCCGGCTTGTGATCCGATGTGAGCATGCATATCCTTTTTCGTATAGTCCATTACGTGTACGTTTGTCTCATGCAATATGCTAAACACTCGTCGTACTCTGTTCACGTGATCGTTATTCTACCCATTCACCTTATGGTACGCAACCAGCGGATTTACAAAACGGCCAAGAGTGCGCAGAACGCGCATGTATCAGGTAAACAAATGCGGCTAAAAACGCGTTACCGCTGCTTTACAACAGGAATTTTTACGCGAACGGTATCCTTGTCAACGCGGACATCCACCTCGACGTCGGCCTGAAGATAGTA encodes:
- the miaA gene encoding tRNA (adenosine(37)-N6)-dimethylallyltransferase MiaA codes for the protein MTAESASLVLRAPVIGVVGPTASGKTDLAQKLALTLGGEVISADSMQIYRGMDIGTGKLPAVERLVPHHGLDLVDPGEPFSAALYQDYARNCFLDIDARGLRSVLCGGTGFYVRAAIDGYDFPKGEQVNNPVRERYLRVAEDQGAEVLWRLLEERDPASARIIPIADVKRVVRAFELLEDGLSYAEQRAKLASIPQVVPAVFIGLAVDPTLLRARIDARVDTMVEMGLVDEVRGLLAQGFREGVTAPQAIGYKEIVEALNGAISHDEAVERIKVATHRYAKRQRTWFRKDARIRWIDANSGNTDALVETALATLRS
- the miaB gene encoding tRNA (N6-isopentenyl adenosine(37)-C2)-methylthiotransferase MiaB; its protein translation is MQSSFTNLTFCIRTFGCQMNKHDSERIAGMFEGLGALQVDTIEEADIVAFMTCCVREAADTRLYGQVASLKNVPLRTDSPLRKRIVAVGGCIGQRDGEKLTKELDHLDVVFGTHNLGSLPHLVMAAIEEGGHHVEVLDAASSFPTELPTSREHDWAAWLPITIGCNNFCSYCIVPYVRGREKSRPLEDIVAEAERYVAAGVKEITLLGQNVNSYGRDLYGAPRFAQVLDALDGTGIERLRFATSHPKDLTDEVIGKFATLRSLMPALHLPVQSGSDAVLAAMNRRYTRAHYLELVRKLRDVVPDIALSTDIIVGFPGETAKDFENTYRLVDEVGYHQVFTFIYSKREGTPAASMEDTTPRETIQERFDRLVDLVQARAFEANQADVGAIVEVLVEGASKRDAGLLAGKSPKNQTVHAPVPVGKTASELAGTIVPVRINEAKTWYLAGEVVNDR
- a CDS encoding stage V sporulation protein S gives rise to the protein MLTSDHKPEAGCLKVSSKSSPASVAGAIAGMIKDGVSVEMQAVGAGAVNQAVKAIAISRGFLSPIGIEIACVPSFADIVIDGEYRTAIRFTVEPHYIRGTAPFVDDTNPSTALH